A stretch of the Amycolatopsis sp. BJA-103 genome encodes the following:
- a CDS encoding acyl-CoA dehydrogenase family protein → MNLDLDERTLAFRDEARSWLAANVPAEPLKSFDTAEGFAQHREWEAKLTEARWSVVSWPREYGGRDASLLEWVLFEEEYYAAGAPLRVNQNGIFMLAPTLFSHGTEEQQSRILPKMARSEEVWAQAWSEPEAGSDIAALRSTATRCDGGWRVSGQKTWSSRATFADRAFGLFRSDPDSARHKGLTYLMVDLRAEGVTVRPIPQLDGEPGFAEIFFDDVFVPDEDVIGTPGEGWRVAMTTANNERGLSLRSPGRFLAAADRLVSLWRDAGRPAHTADRVADAWIGARAYQLYTLGTVTRLADGAELGPESSVNKLFWSHLDVSLHETALDVLGPDAELRGRWSDGWLFSLAGPIYGGTDQIQRSIVAERLLGLPKGAR, encoded by the coding sequence ATGAACCTCGACCTGGACGAGCGGACCCTCGCCTTCCGCGACGAAGCACGCTCCTGGCTGGCCGCGAACGTCCCCGCCGAGCCACTGAAGTCATTCGACACCGCCGAGGGATTCGCCCAGCACCGCGAGTGGGAGGCGAAGCTGACCGAGGCCCGATGGTCGGTCGTCTCCTGGCCGCGCGAGTACGGCGGGCGGGACGCGAGTCTCCTGGAGTGGGTGCTGTTCGAGGAGGAGTACTACGCGGCCGGCGCGCCGCTGAGGGTCAACCAGAACGGCATCTTCATGCTCGCGCCCACCCTGTTCTCCCATGGCACCGAGGAACAACAGAGTCGCATCCTGCCGAAGATGGCGCGCTCGGAGGAGGTCTGGGCGCAGGCCTGGTCGGAACCCGAAGCGGGCAGCGACATCGCCGCGCTCCGGAGCACCGCGACCCGCTGCGACGGCGGATGGCGGGTCAGCGGGCAGAAGACGTGGAGTTCCCGCGCGACGTTCGCCGACCGGGCTTTCGGCCTGTTCCGCAGCGATCCGGATTCGGCGCGGCACAAGGGCCTCACGTATCTGATGGTGGATCTGCGGGCCGAGGGGGTCACCGTCCGGCCGATCCCCCAGCTGGACGGCGAGCCGGGGTTCGCGGAGATCTTCTTCGACGACGTCTTCGTCCCCGACGAGGACGTGATCGGCACGCCGGGCGAGGGCTGGCGGGTCGCGATGACGACGGCGAACAACGAACGCGGTCTGTCCCTGCGCAGTCCCGGCCGGTTCCTCGCCGCGGCCGACAGGCTGGTCTCGCTCTGGCGCGACGCAGGACGCCCTGCCCACACCGCCGACAGGGTGGCCGACGCGTGGATCGGCGCGCGGGCCTACCAGCTGTACACGCTCGGCACGGTCACCCGCCTCGCGGACGGAGCGGAGCTCGGGCCGGAATCGAGTGTCAACAAGCTGTTCTGGTCCCACCTCGACGTCTCCCTGCACGAAACCGCGCTCGACGTCCTCGGCCCGGACGCCGAACTGCGCGGCCGGTGGAGTGACGGATGGTTGTTCTCGCTGGCGGGCCCGATCTACGGCGGGACCGACCAGATCCAGCGGTCCATCGTCGCCGAACGACTGCTCGGTCTGCCGAAGGGGGCTCGATGA
- a CDS encoding S8 family peptidase — MAAAVVTVLAGVTPAQAAEGSIVGAGAEGAIADSYIVVLKDGTTVDKSSLASKFGGAIGRQYTQGISGFSVALGERQAKRLAADPAVAFVEQNKVVRAEATQTNPPSWGLDRIDQRNLPLDNKYNYSTTASNVNVYVLDTGIRATHTDFGGRVKQGYDFVDNDTNADDGYGHGTHVAGTIAGAKYGVAKGASLYPVRVLGSDGSGTTAGVISGVNWITQNAKKPAVANASLGGGASTALDTAVRNSIKAGITWAVAAGNSNVNAANTSPARVTEALTVAAADRTDRRASFSNYGSVIDLFAPGVSITSAWKDNDTATYTGNGTSFAAPHVAGAAALYLSSHTGATGAQVAQALIGASTPGLVTNPGSGSPNRTLYVG; from the coding sequence TTGGCCGCCGCCGTCGTCACGGTCTTGGCCGGGGTGACGCCGGCGCAGGCCGCCGAGGGCTCGATCGTCGGCGCCGGTGCGGAAGGCGCCATCGCCGACAGCTACATCGTCGTGCTCAAGGACGGAACCACCGTCGACAAGTCTTCGCTGGCAAGCAAGTTCGGCGGGGCCATCGGACGGCAGTACACGCAGGGCATCAGCGGTTTCTCGGTGGCGCTGGGCGAGCGGCAGGCCAAGCGCCTCGCGGCCGACCCGGCGGTCGCCTTCGTCGAACAGAACAAGGTGGTGCGCGCCGAGGCGACGCAGACGAATCCGCCGTCGTGGGGGCTCGACCGCATCGATCAGCGCAATCTTCCGCTGGACAACAAGTACAATTACTCGACGACCGCGTCGAATGTGAACGTCTACGTTCTCGACACCGGTATTCGCGCCACGCACACCGATTTCGGCGGCCGGGTGAAGCAGGGCTACGATTTCGTCGACAATGACACGAACGCGGACGACGGTTACGGCCACGGCACACATGTCGCGGGCACGATCGCCGGCGCGAAATACGGTGTCGCCAAGGGTGCTTCGCTGTACCCGGTGCGGGTCCTCGGTTCCGACGGCAGCGGCACGACCGCGGGCGTGATCTCGGGCGTCAACTGGATCACCCAGAACGCCAAGAAGCCCGCCGTGGCCAACGCCAGCCTCGGTGGCGGCGCGTCGACCGCGCTGGACACCGCGGTGCGGAACTCCATCAAGGCGGGGATCACCTGGGCGGTCGCCGCGGGTAATTCGAACGTCAACGCCGCCAACACCTCGCCCGCCAGGGTGACCGAAGCGCTCACGGTCGCCGCGGCGGACCGCACCGACCGCCGCGCTTCCTTCTCCAACTACGGTTCCGTGATCGACCTGTTCGCGCCGGGCGTCTCGATCACCTCGGCCTGGAAGGACAACGACACCGCGACCTACACCGGTAACGGCACCTCGTTCGCCGCTCCGCACGTGGCCGGTGCCGCGGCGCTGTACCTGTCTTCGCACACCGGGGCCACCGGGGCCCAGGTGGCTCAGGCGCTGATCGGCGCCTCGACTCCGGGGCTGGTGACCAACCCCGGTAGCGGTAGCCCGAACCGCACGCTCTACGTCGGGTAG
- a CDS encoding HIT family protein, protein MDCAICAKHRGEGPLVGPVVWADDVLVVSHRPGEFPGYLFVETRRHVAALDELTSEEVSAVSRAAWCAARGLRAELAPEHVFSAIAGRSVAHFHQHVFARHRGTPTEIGWMDGPSWTGAPVMDIEALCGRLASYF, encoded by the coding sequence GTGGACTGTGCGATCTGCGCCAAACACCGGGGCGAGGGGCCCCTCGTGGGGCCGGTCGTCTGGGCGGACGACGTACTCGTCGTTTCACATCGCCCGGGTGAGTTCCCCGGGTATCTGTTCGTGGAGACTCGGCGGCACGTGGCCGCACTGGACGAACTGACTTCGGAAGAGGTCTCGGCGGTCTCGCGGGCGGCCTGGTGCGCGGCTCGCGGCCTGCGGGCGGAACTGGCTCCGGAGCACGTGTTCTCCGCCATCGCCGGACGGAGTGTCGCTCACTTCCATCAGCACGTTTTCGCGCGGCATCGGGGAACGCCCACTGAAATCGGGTGGATGGACGGTCCCTCGTGGACGGGTGCGCCGGTCATGGACATCGAGGCGCTCTGCGGTCGTTTGGCGAGCTACTTCTGA
- a CDS encoding RNA polymerase subunit sigma-70, producing the protein MRREKGRDRIAPVRKTDDQAFRKLTDTYRHELHLHCYRILGSLTDAEDAVQETLLAAWRGLDDFEGRSSLRTWLYRIATNRCLNALRDAGRRRPPEPVPPFDPPEPSLRGEMTWLQPYPDELLERVADSEPGPEARYSAREAIELAFVTGLQLLPPRQAAALVLRDVLCFPAGEVASMLGTTETAVKGILQRARASLDKHRDGAGHRPSPQERELTRRFADAFTEGDLDGVLGLLTDDAWLAMPPAPHEYHGLDAIAGFLRVTMAVPVPEGFTMTPTRANNQPAFDCRHGEAPAGLMVLTLDGDRIRAITRFLAQK; encoded by the coding sequence GTGCGCCGCGAAAAAGGTCGTGACAGGATCGCGCCCGTGAGGAAAACGGACGACCAGGCGTTTCGCAAGCTCACCGACACCTATCGGCACGAGCTGCATCTGCACTGTTACCGGATCCTCGGCTCCCTCACCGACGCCGAGGACGCGGTTCAGGAGACGCTGCTCGCCGCCTGGCGCGGCCTCGACGACTTCGAAGGGCGCTCGTCGCTCCGCACCTGGCTGTACCGCATCGCCACCAACCGCTGCCTCAACGCCCTGCGGGACGCGGGCCGCCGCCGTCCCCCTGAACCGGTGCCCCCGTTCGACCCGCCGGAGCCCAGCCTCCGCGGCGAGATGACCTGGCTGCAGCCGTACCCGGACGAACTCCTCGAGCGCGTCGCCGACAGCGAGCCCGGCCCCGAAGCGCGCTACAGCGCGAGGGAGGCGATCGAGCTCGCCTTCGTCACCGGCCTCCAGCTCCTCCCACCGAGACAGGCCGCCGCCCTCGTCCTGCGGGACGTTCTGTGCTTCCCCGCAGGCGAGGTCGCGAGCATGCTCGGCACCACCGAAACCGCGGTCAAGGGCATCCTCCAGCGCGCCCGCGCCTCACTCGACAAGCATCGTGACGGCGCCGGGCACCGGCCGTCACCCCAGGAGCGCGAGCTGACCAGGCGGTTCGCCGATGCCTTCACCGAGGGCGATCTCGACGGCGTCCTCGGCTTGCTCACCGACGACGCGTGGCTCGCCATGCCGCCGGCGCCGCACGAGTACCACGGCCTCGACGCGATCGCCGGCTTCCTCCGCGTGACCATGGCCGTGCCGGTCCCGGAGGGCTTCACGATGACGCCGACCCGGGCGAACAACCAGCCTGCCTTCGACTGCCGGCACGGCGAGGCACCGGCCGGGTTGATGGTCCTCACCCTCGACGGCGACCGCATTCGTGCCATCACCCGGTTCCTGGCTCAGAAGTAG
- a CDS encoding HNH endonuclease signature motif containing protein, which produces MTTTLVFNPKAARLLDSAYDEEVSLRRTQGRQVRFIAEFAAAGGSRRSVTEEVALCFSVSRNQASLLVETSCSLVARLPNTLAALEKGDIDLYKASKVSQLTREVSDEIASQVDAFMANRLAGRDPGAIRKSVNGAVQKFDRAGYKERAEKKRARRHVSLDHEDETMSTLSGLLPSEVASSIYASMSRAAQARRARDKSRTLDQHRADVFAERLLAEDGHGKPRAHIHVYVDFLTLAGAREDPATLAGYGPIPDWLVREIASDPGSTWSRLITDPATGQLLEAGADKYRSPASLARLIKARDRECTHPGCHRPAEFSEIDHIIPRARNGRTDHHNCRGACKIHNLLKEEPGWSATPTGDGGMTITTPSGRTYDATPEPLHDPRPEPEDDTPPF; this is translated from the coding sequence ATGACCACTACCCTTGTTTTCAATCCGAAAGCCGCTCGCCTTCTCGATTCCGCCTACGACGAAGAAGTCTCGCTTCGTCGGACACAGGGTCGTCAGGTGCGGTTCATAGCGGAGTTCGCCGCTGCGGGTGGTTCGCGAAGATCGGTGACCGAGGAGGTCGCCCTGTGCTTCTCGGTCTCTCGCAATCAAGCCTCCCTGCTGGTCGAAACGTCCTGCTCTCTCGTGGCGCGCTTGCCGAACACGTTGGCGGCGCTGGAGAAAGGTGACATCGATCTGTACAAGGCGTCAAAGGTCAGTCAGTTGACCCGCGAAGTCTCGGACGAGATCGCCTCGCAGGTGGACGCGTTCATGGCCAACCGGCTCGCCGGGCGTGACCCCGGGGCGATCCGCAAATCGGTGAACGGCGCGGTGCAGAAGTTCGACCGGGCGGGCTATAAGGAACGGGCGGAAAAGAAACGCGCGCGACGACATGTCTCGCTGGACCACGAAGACGAGACCATGTCGACTCTCTCCGGTCTTCTGCCTTCCGAGGTGGCGAGTTCGATTTACGCGTCGATGAGCCGCGCCGCGCAGGCGCGCCGGGCACGGGACAAGTCCCGGACCCTGGATCAGCATCGCGCTGACGTGTTCGCCGAACGGCTTCTGGCCGAGGATGGGCACGGAAAGCCTCGCGCGCACATCCATGTCTACGTCGACTTCTTGACCCTGGCGGGCGCTCGCGAGGATCCCGCGACCCTGGCCGGTTACGGGCCCATCCCCGACTGGCTCGTGCGGGAGATCGCCTCCGATCCCGGCTCGACCTGGTCACGGCTGATCACCGACCCCGCCACCGGGCAACTCCTGGAGGCCGGTGCCGACAAGTACCGGTCACCGGCCTCGCTGGCCCGGTTGATCAAGGCGCGGGACCGGGAATGCACGCATCCCGGCTGCCACCGTCCGGCGGAGTTCTCCGAGATCGACCACATCATTCCCCGGGCGCGGAACGGCAGGACCGATCACCACAACTGCCGCGGAGCGTGCAAGATCCACAATCTCCTCAAGGAGGAACCCGGCTGGTCCGCGACGCCCACCGGCGACGGCGGCATGACCATCACCACCCCGTCCGGACGCACCTACGACGCGACACCGGAACCACTCCACGACCCACGCCCGGAGCCGGAGGACGATACCCCGCCCTTCTGA
- a CDS encoding transcriptional regulator, whose product MTPPQIFPGATLHPEPFPPALRAAITASGLPLDRIRHRLELRGVTISVPTLSHWQSGRRRPERPESLRALAELEQLLALPPLALRSLLGPPRPRGRKSSVPAQRRDRATTTEGTYPT is encoded by the coding sequence ATGACGCCCCCGCAGATCTTCCCCGGCGCCACCCTGCATCCAGAACCGTTCCCGCCGGCTCTGCGCGCGGCGATCACGGCCAGCGGGCTCCCGCTGGACCGGATCCGCCACCGCCTGGAGCTCCGCGGCGTCACCATCAGTGTGCCGACGCTGAGCCATTGGCAGTCCGGCAGACGCAGACCGGAACGCCCGGAATCCCTCCGGGCGCTCGCCGAACTGGAACAACTTCTGGCCCTGCCGCCGTTGGCTTTGCGTTCGCTGCTCGGCCCGCCCCGGCCACGGGGACGAAAAAGCTCGGTCCCGGCGCAACGCCGGGACCGAGCCACCACCACCGAGGGAACCTACCCGACGTAG
- a CDS encoding MarR family winged helix-turn-helix transcriptional regulator has protein sequence MTTRQMSDVELAGQPAAYWTGVAYEALIAFTRARQAEKGYTQPQFWLLRNLSANDISSDGRGMTLAELREAMVSYIRPEDDLAVEAEALVERGWVTWDTENRLWLTEEGEQARVDLARNAPAIRAALHEGIEDRDYVTTVKVLQRLIRNAGGTVS, from the coding sequence ATGACGACTCGGCAGATGTCCGACGTCGAGCTGGCCGGACAGCCGGCCGCGTATTGGACCGGTGTCGCTTACGAAGCGCTCATCGCGTTCACCCGGGCTCGGCAGGCCGAAAAGGGCTATACCCAGCCGCAGTTCTGGCTGCTGCGCAATCTGTCGGCGAACGACATCTCATCCGACGGCCGGGGAATGACCTTGGCCGAACTGCGAGAGGCGATGGTCTCCTATATTCGCCCCGAGGACGATCTGGCGGTGGAGGCCGAAGCGCTCGTGGAGCGTGGCTGGGTGACCTGGGACACCGAGAACCGGCTATGGCTCACCGAGGAAGGGGAGCAGGCCCGCGTCGATCTCGCGCGTAACGCTCCCGCTATCCGTGCCGCCCTTCATGAAGGTATCGAGGATAGGGACTACGTCACGACGGTGAAGGTGCTTCAACGGCTGATCCGCAATGCGGGTGGGACGGTCTCGTAG
- a CDS encoding nuclear transport factor 2 family protein — MTSPALDVALSYHRAWTGSALEKDFEKAMTYVADDVVCHTPAGQLSGAEAFRGFMGPFTEILTGSTLLSAFGDETTALLMYDTATLPVASAPGAELVTVREGKIVELRIVFDRAPFDAARATAAGA, encoded by the coding sequence ATGACCAGTCCGGCTTTGGACGTCGCGCTCTCCTACCACCGGGCGTGGACCGGCAGTGCCTTGGAGAAAGACTTCGAGAAGGCGATGACCTACGTCGCCGACGACGTCGTCTGCCACACTCCCGCCGGGCAGCTTTCCGGCGCGGAAGCGTTTCGCGGGTTCATGGGCCCGTTCACCGAGATCCTGACCGGGTCGACCCTGCTTTCGGCGTTCGGGGACGAGACGACGGCGCTGCTGATGTACGACACCGCGACGCTGCCGGTGGCGAGTGCGCCCGGGGCTGAGCTGGTGACCGTGCGGGAGGGGAAGATCGTGGAGCTGCGGATCGTGTTCGACCGGGCGCCCTTTGATGCGGCGCGGGCGACGGCTGCCGGGGCGTAG
- a CDS encoding acyl-CoA dehydrogenase family protein, with translation MRFALSGEQEQFSRSLHDLLSGLDTDTANRSWASGDPGPGLKIWRRLADLGVTALAVPERYDGLGATPVDLVVGFERLGYHCVPGPWTDTVAVLPSLLDDELLTSVASGETLASVAFAPHVPYALDSDVADARLAVGDGRLRAFTPGALLSSVDGSRRLFPPVAGDDLGTALDADRAFELGCLATAAHLLGAGRWLLDTAVAYAAQRKQYGREIGGYQAVKHLLADVATGLALAEPLLYGAAVTLDRRDVSAAKVACGDAAHLAARTGLQVHGAIGYTAEHALGLRLTRVRALVGAWGTPRFHRERVLS, from the coding sequence ATGAGGTTCGCGCTCTCCGGTGAGCAGGAGCAGTTCTCCCGCAGCCTGCACGATCTTCTGTCCGGTTTGGACACCGACACGGCCAACCGGTCCTGGGCCTCGGGCGATCCCGGCCCCGGTCTCAAGATCTGGCGACGGCTGGCGGACCTCGGGGTGACCGCACTGGCGGTCCCGGAACGGTACGACGGCCTCGGCGCCACCCCGGTCGATCTGGTCGTCGGCTTCGAACGGCTCGGCTACCACTGCGTCCCGGGCCCGTGGACCGACACCGTGGCCGTACTGCCGTCCTTGCTGGACGACGAGCTGCTGACCTCGGTCGCGTCCGGCGAGACGCTGGCGTCGGTGGCGTTCGCGCCCCACGTGCCGTACGCCTTGGACTCCGACGTCGCCGACGCCCGTCTCGCGGTCGGGGACGGCAGGCTGCGCGCGTTCACCCCCGGCGCACTCTTGTCCTCTGTGGACGGTTCACGGCGGCTGTTCCCGCCGGTGGCGGGGGACGACCTCGGCACGGCGCTCGACGCGGACCGCGCGTTCGAACTGGGCTGCCTCGCCACGGCCGCGCACCTCCTCGGCGCCGGACGGTGGCTGCTCGACACGGCGGTGGCGTATGCCGCGCAACGCAAGCAGTACGGGCGGGAGATCGGCGGGTACCAGGCGGTCAAACACCTGCTCGCCGACGTCGCGACCGGGCTCGCGCTGGCCGAACCGCTGCTGTACGGCGCGGCCGTCACCCTGGACAGGCGAGACGTCTCCGCGGCCAAGGTGGCGTGCGGGGACGCCGCGCACCTCGCCGCCCGGACCGGGCTGCAGGTGCACGGTGCGATCGGCTACACCGCCGAACACGCTCTCGGCCTGCGGCTGACCAGGGTCCGCGCGCTGGTCGGCGCCTGGGGAACGCCGCGGTTCCACCGGGAGCGGGTGCTGTCATGA
- a CDS encoding fatty acid desaturase family protein: MTANLRTGSDFARLSRRVSEAGLLDRRPGYYVFRIGLVATLFVAGWVAFFAIGDSWWQLGIAVFQAVMFGQIALLSHDLAHRQVFRTRRPSEIAGRIAGNLGVGMSYGWWMDKHTRHHANPNHEDLDPDVDPDILVWSKDQARASKGLPRFIGRYQAFLFFPLLTLEGLNLHFSGIRAVSKPGIRRRGIEAALLLAHFALYFSALLVVLSPGKALVFFIVHKALWGVYMGSIFAPNHKGMPILSGETELDFLRKQVLTSRNVRGGRVVDVALGGLNYQIEHHLFPSMPSPHLRRARPIVQGYCAEIGVPYHETGLIESYRLALRSLHEAGEPIRLSEGSPAETTAGRR; this comes from the coding sequence GTGACCGCAAACCTCCGCACAGGCAGCGATTTCGCCCGCCTGTCCCGCCGCGTCAGCGAAGCGGGCCTCCTCGACCGCCGTCCCGGCTACTACGTCTTCCGCATCGGCCTGGTCGCCACCCTCTTCGTCGCCGGCTGGGTCGCCTTCTTCGCGATCGGGGATTCCTGGTGGCAGCTGGGGATCGCCGTCTTCCAGGCGGTGATGTTCGGCCAGATCGCCTTGCTGTCGCACGATCTCGCGCACCGTCAGGTGTTCCGGACCCGCCGTCCGAGTGAGATCGCGGGCCGGATCGCCGGGAATCTCGGTGTCGGCATGAGTTACGGCTGGTGGATGGACAAGCACACCCGTCACCACGCGAACCCGAACCACGAGGACCTCGACCCCGACGTCGATCCGGACATCCTCGTGTGGTCGAAGGACCAAGCGAGGGCCAGCAAGGGACTTCCGCGGTTCATCGGCCGCTACCAGGCTTTCCTGTTCTTCCCGCTGCTCACGCTCGAAGGCCTGAACCTGCACTTCTCCGGTATCCGCGCGGTCTCGAAGCCGGGCATCCGGCGGCGCGGGATCGAAGCGGCCTTGCTGCTGGCGCATTTCGCGCTCTACTTCAGCGCGCTGCTCGTCGTCCTCTCCCCCGGCAAGGCACTCGTCTTCTTCATCGTCCACAAAGCACTGTGGGGTGTCTACATGGGATCGATCTTCGCGCCCAACCACAAGGGGATGCCGATCCTGTCCGGCGAAACCGAACTCGACTTCCTCCGCAAGCAGGTGCTCACGTCGCGCAACGTCCGCGGCGGCAGGGTGGTCGACGTCGCGCTCGGCGGGCTCAACTACCAGATCGAGCACCATCTGTTCCCGAGTATGCCGTCGCCGCACCTTCGCCGCGCCCGGCCCATCGTCCAAGGATACTGCGCGGAAATCGGCGTCCCGTATCACGAGACGGGGCTGATCGAGTCGTACCGGCTCGCGTTGCGCAGCCTGCACGAAGCGGGTGAGCCGATCCGACTTTCGGAGGGTTCACCGGCTGAGACGACCGCCGGGCGCCGTTGA
- a CDS encoding acyl-CoA dehydrogenase family protein: MTFTAEQDALRDSVRKLLDREADPWPGLCEQIGVAALAVPERFGGLGAGTAELQVVAEELGRVLADVPFLGSAVLAVHALLATGDDDACERLLPRLAEGVVGAVAWTDADGRWNAPACDASESTASETTVDGEAHYVLHGDEAEILLVLAGDSLYEVTDAPRVRTAAMDETRRLARVTFDRTPARLIGPVDVGALRDVACAVLAAEQAGAAAQAFELTVEYSKQRHQFGRPIGGFQALKHRMADLHVLVETARSAAYAAPESSRLAAVAKVHCSEALATVAGEMIQLHGGIAITWEHPAHRYFKRAHGAAHLFGSPGDHLGRVRPPLS; encoded by the coding sequence ATGACGTTCACCGCCGAACAGGACGCGCTGCGCGACAGCGTCCGGAAACTGCTGGACCGGGAGGCTGATCCCTGGCCGGGGCTGTGCGAACAGATCGGCGTGGCGGCACTGGCCGTTCCCGAGCGGTTCGGCGGTCTCGGTGCCGGGACGGCGGAACTGCAGGTGGTCGCCGAGGAGCTGGGCCGGGTCCTCGCGGACGTCCCGTTCCTCGGTTCGGCAGTGCTCGCCGTGCACGCGCTGCTCGCCACGGGCGATGACGACGCTTGTGAGCGCCTGCTCCCCCGCCTCGCCGAAGGTGTCGTCGGAGCCGTGGCCTGGACGGATGCCGATGGTCGATGGAACGCCCCGGCGTGTGACGCTTCTGAGTCCACTGCTTCTGAAACCACTGTGGATGGTGAGGCACACTACGTCCTCCATGGCGACGAGGCCGAGATCCTGCTGGTGCTCGCGGGGGACTCGCTCTACGAGGTCACCGATGCCCCTCGGGTACGGACCGCCGCGATGGACGAGACCCGGCGGCTCGCTCGCGTGACCTTCGACCGCACCCCTGCCCGCTTGATCGGACCGGTCGACGTCGGCGCGCTCCGGGACGTCGCGTGCGCGGTGCTCGCCGCCGAACAGGCCGGGGCCGCGGCGCAGGCGTTCGAGCTGACGGTGGAGTACAGCAAGCAGCGGCACCAGTTCGGCAGGCCGATCGGCGGATTCCAGGCGTTGAAGCATCGGATGGCGGACCTCCACGTCCTGGTGGAGACCGCGCGTTCGGCGGCCTACGCGGCTCCGGAGTCGAGCAGGCTGGCCGCGGTGGCGAAGGTGCACTGCTCGGAGGCGCTGGCGACGGTGGCGGGCGAGATGATCCAGCTGCACGGCGGGATCGCGATCACCTGGGAGCATCCGGCGCACCGCTACTTCAAGCGGGCGCACGGTGCGGCGCACCTTTTCGGTTCGCCCGGCGATCACCTCGGGCGGGTGCGGCCGCCGTTATCGTGA
- a CDS encoding IS30 family transposase codes for MRSVERELIAFGLRQGKSFREIGAWIGRDHSVVSREVDRNGGREAYSPLVAQRRADRLRKRPKERKVLKSPFLTRVVHEGLRKKWSPMQIAYRLRLDHPMDHSRWVSHEAIYQALFVQAKGTLRAEVAEGLRQGRIKRRARSRGAELRGKIKDMVLISERPAEAEDRAVPGFWEGDLIVGANNQSQIATLVERRTRFVMLVRIPHDRTAENVAPRLAAKMNTLPDVFKNSVTWDQGGEMGGHRKFTMTTGMPVYFCDPRSPWQRGSNENTNGLLRQYLPKGTDLSGYSQDELDAIADELNDRPRQTLGWLKPIEAFSKVLLD; via the coding sequence TTGCGGTCGGTGGAGCGTGAATTGATCGCGTTCGGGTTGAGGCAGGGGAAGTCGTTTCGGGAGATCGGGGCCTGGATTGGACGGGATCATTCGGTGGTGTCCCGCGAGGTTGACCGCAACGGTGGACGGGAGGCGTATTCGCCGTTGGTTGCGCAGCGCCGGGCTGATCGACTACGGAAGCGTCCAAAGGAACGCAAGGTGCTGAAATCGCCGTTTCTGACTCGCGTGGTGCATGAGGGGTTGCGGAAAAAGTGGTCACCGATGCAGATCGCGTACAGGTTGCGGCTCGACCATCCGATGGATCATTCTCGCTGGGTGTCACATGAAGCGATTTACCAGGCGTTGTTCGTACAGGCGAAGGGGACGTTGCGGGCAGAGGTGGCCGAGGGGTTGCGCCAAGGCAGGATCAAGCGACGGGCCCGGTCGCGAGGGGCGGAGCTGCGGGGCAAGATCAAGGACATGGTCCTGATCAGCGAGCGGCCGGCCGAGGCCGAGGACCGTGCCGTGCCGGGCTTCTGGGAAGGCGATCTGATCGTCGGCGCGAACAATCAATCGCAGATCGCGACCTTGGTCGAACGGCGCACTCGATTCGTCATGCTGGTGCGTATTCCTCACGATCGCACGGCCGAGAACGTTGCCCCGCGGCTGGCCGCCAAGATGAACACTTTGCCTGACGTTTTCAAGAACAGCGTCACCTGGGATCAGGGTGGCGAGATGGGCGGCCACAGGAAGTTCACCATGACCACCGGCATGCCGGTGTATTTTTGTGATCCGCGCTCGCCCTGGCAACGCGGCAGCAACGAGAACACCAATGGGTTGCTGCGCCAGTACCTTCCCAAAGGAACCGACCTATCCGGATATTCACAGGACGAACTCGATGCCATCGCAGACGAACTCAACGACCGGCCGCGACAGACACTAGGTTGGCTTAAGCCGATCGAAGCGTTCAGCAAAGTGTTGCTAGACTAG